The following proteins are encoded in a genomic region of Phragmites australis chromosome 9, lpPhrAust1.1, whole genome shotgun sequence:
- the LOC133928073 gene encoding pentatricopeptide repeat-containing protein At3g22470, mitochondrial-like produces MPSPSRPITSLLFLRSLSTSPRDHLLRFAALAKELTDQPPPPPPPTRPRSPHPYDYNRLMSAHAASGDSAGANRALRLLDEMRSLLHRRPDAACFTTAAAALSSASRPGAALAVLEAMDADGVAPDAAACTVLVRVYACRLRLFDKAYEVVRWMAASGVAPDVVTYSTLISGLCSAGRVAEALGVLDLMLEEGCQPNAHTYTPIMHAYCVSGRIHEAKELLETMMAAGFAPSTATYNVLVEAQCKVGAFKEVDALVEESSTKGWTPDIITYSTYMDGLCKAGRIDKSFALVDKMLSNGLRPNVVTLNILLDGICRGSTALAAKCLLECSAEIGWHVNVVNYNTVMRRLCDERRWLAVVKLFADMVQKGIAPNSWTFSIVVHSLCKLGKLHKALCLLRNNEFVANVVTYNTLIRHLSFLGKASEAYLLLHEMAEEGIAPNDVTYGLVIDCLCREEKFLVALSCFYRSLDDGLSPSALSSIVRGLIAGGKLRELHTLVRWFLGQGFIIDVYMYMCQELIIAFCKKGYCRGVDMYKMSHILERMLGLK; encoded by the coding sequence ATGCCCTCCCCCTCCCGTCCCATAAccagcctcctcttcctccgctCCCTCTCAACCTCCCCCCGAGATCACCTCCTCCGCTTCGCAGCCCTCGCGAAGGAGCTCACCGACCAgcccccgcctccgcctcccccgACCCGGCCACGGTCGCCGCACCCGTACGACTACAACCGCCTCATGTCGGCGCACGCAGCGTCCGGTGATAGCGCTGGCGCCAACCGCGCCCTCCGCCTGCTCGACGAAATGCGCAGCCTCCTCCATCGCCGCCCCGACGCCGCCTGCTTCAccacggccgccgcggcgctgTCGTCCGCGTCCCGACCCGGCGCCGCGCTCGCGGTGCTCGAAGCCATGGACGCGGACGGCGTCgcgcccgacgccgccgcctGCACGGTGCTCGTCCGGGTGTACGCCTGCCGCCTGCGGCTGTTCGACAAGGCCTACGAGGTCGTGCGGTGGATGGCGGCGAGTGGTGTGGCCCCAGACGTGGTCACTTACTCTACGCTGATCTCTGGGCTGTGCAGTGCCGGCCGGGTGGCTGAGGCTCTGGGCGTGCTGGACTTGATGCTGGAAGAAGGATGCCAGCCCAATGCTCACACGTATACGCCCATCATGCACGCCTACTGTGTGAGTGGGAGGATACATGAGGCCAAGGAGCTCTTGGAAACGATGATGGCCGCTGGATTTGCGCCAAGCACTGCCACCTACAATGTGTTGGTTGAAGCTCAATGCAAGGTTGGTGCTTTCAAGGAAGTAGATGCGCTTGTTGAGGAGAGCAGCACAAAAGGGTGGACGCCAGATATAATCACATACAGTACTTACATGGACGGGTTATGCAAAGCCGGCAGAATAGATAAGAGCTTTGCATTGGTAGATAAGATGCTGTCCAATGGGTTGCGCCCCAACGTGGTTACTCTGAATATCCTTCTTGATGGGATTTGCCGTGGATCAACTGCTTTGGCTGCGAAGTGCCTCTTGGAGTGCAGTGCAGAGATTGGGTGGCATGTTAATGTTGTCAACTATAACACAGTGATGAGGAGGCTTTGCGACGAACGGAGATGGTTGGCTGTTGTCAAGCTCTTCGCTGACATGGTCCAAAAGGGCATTGCTCCAAATAGCTGGACTTTCAGCATTGTAGTCCACAGTCTCTGTAAACTCGGGAAGCTTCATAAAGCGCTTTGCCTGCTGCGAAACAATGAGTTTGTCGCAAATGTTGTGACATACAATACTTTGATCCGTCATCTCAGTTTCTTAGGGAAAGCTAGTGAGGCCTACCTCTTACTTCACGAGATGGCTGAGGAAGGCATTGCTCCCAATGATGTCACCTATGGTCTTGTGATTGATTGTCTCTGTAGAGAAGAGAAATTCTTGGTCGCACTTAGCTGTTTCTACCGCTCACTGGACGATGGCCTCTCTCCATCTGCACTATCGAGTATTGTTCGAGGTCTCATTGCTGGTGGTAAGCTTCGTGAATTGCATACTCTGGTCAGATGGTTTCTTGGACAAGGTTTCATAATagatgtgtatatgtatatgtgccAGGAACTGATCATTGCTTTTTGTAAGAAAGGGTACTGTCGAGGTGTTGACATGTACAAAATGTCTCACATATTGGAAAGAATGCTCGGATTGAAATGA
- the LOC133928074 gene encoding glutathione S-transferase T3-like codes for MGTDVDIEPVAPPVVPIAPQHLRNVQVTTMDGFLELMSEQNIEDNRPYWDDSQFVSPPEEQQLSHVEAGASQKAKKARSKNFSVKEDNILVSTWLEVSLDAIQGNEQSHATYWQRIIDYFHEHKDFASDRNSNSLQHRWSVILEGVNRFYGCYVQIQNKRQSGVTEQDKVMHACELYKSKDPNGRSFGLLHCWNILQHEQKWKDTCIQKKQKTSTTGSPSSTPETNESHLGDDGEDHTSEPVVRPGGRKAEKERQRRGKNLVSPGDNLYMEALENMWAKKKEAEALKEVAKKERYDERLALEKKRIELKEQDIELRRRIEDDKVMNMDLTGMSERQRQYYTSLQDEIIARRFGIGSG; via the exons GTGCAGGTTACAACAATGGATGGTTTTTTGGAATTGATGAGTGAGCAAAATATTGAAGACAATAGACCATATTGGGATGATAGTCAATTTGTAAGCCCGCCTGAGGAGCAACAACTGTCACATGTAGAAGCTGGTGCATCCCAAAAAGCAAAAAAGGCCAGATCAAAAAATTTCAGTGTAAAAGAAGATAACATATTGGTGTCGACATGGCTAGAAGTTAGTTTGGATGCTATACAAGGGAATGAACAATCCCATGCTACGTATTGGCAAAGAATTATTGATTATTTTCACGAGCACAAGGACTTTGCATCTGATCGTAATTCCAATTCTCTCCAGCACCGTTGGTCTGTCATACTAGAAGGTGTTAACCGGTTTTATGGATGTTATGTCCAGATTCAAAACAAGAGGCAAAGCGGGGTGACAGAACAAGATAAG gtaatgcatgcatgtgaattgtaTAAGTCAAAAGATCCGAATGGCAGATCGTTCGGATTGTTGCATTGTTGGAATATCTTGCAACACGAGCAAAAGTGGAAGGATACGTGTATCCAGAAAAAACAGAAAACATCCACCACTGGAAGTCCGTCGTCCACTCCTGAGACCAACGAGAGTCATCTAGGGGATGATGGGGAGGATCATACTTCAGAGCCCGTGGTTAGGCCAGGAGGTAGGAAGGCGGAGAAAGAGCGACAGCGGCGAGGTAAAAATCTTGTCTCTCCTGGAGATAATCTTTACATGGAAGCATTGGAAAATATGTGGGCTAAGAAGAAAGAGGCAGAAGCCTTGAAAGAGGTTGCAAAAAAAGAGCGCTATGATGAAAGACTTGCACTTGAGAAGAAAAGGATTGAACTGAAGGAACAAGATATTGAGTTAAGGAGAAGGATTGAAGATGATAAGgtgatgaatatggatcttaCTGGTATGAGTGAGCGACAACGACAATACTATACGAGCTTGCAGGATGAGATCATCGCTCGGCGGTTTGGCATAGGCTCAGGTTGA